The Rhinopithecus roxellana isolate Shanxi Qingling chromosome 13, ASM756505v1, whole genome shotgun sequence genome contains a region encoding:
- the LOC104664675 gene encoding keratin-associated protein 7-1 yields the protein MTRYFCCGSYFPGYPSYGTNFHRTFRATPLNCVVPLGSPLNYGCGCNGYSSLGYSFDGSNINNLGGCYGGSFYRPLGSGSGFSYSTY from the coding sequence ATGACTCGTTACTTCTGCTGTGGAAGCTACTTCCCAGGGTACCCTAGCTATGGGACCAACTTCCACAGGACCTTCAGAGCCACCCCCTTGAACTGTGTTGTGCCTCTGGGCTCTCCCCTGAACTATGGCTGTGGATGCAATGGCTACAGCTCCCTGGGCTACAGCTTTGATGGTAGCAACATCAACAACCTGGGCGGATGCTATGGTGGTAGCTTCTATAGGCCATTGGGCTCTGGCTCTGGCTTTAGCTACAGTACCTACTGA